In the Dendrosporobacter quercicolus genome, GATAGTCTAAAAAGCAAAAAAGTCCTGACTCCCTCTCTCCTTTTTAGCAAAACCTTCCTTTATTTATGAATAAAAACAGTAAAATTAACCAATATTAATCGTATCAATTGGAAAGGAGCTTCATTATGGATAAATTTGCCTTGGTTTTAGTAATTGTAGGCGCACTTAACTGGCTATTGGTAGGATTATTTCAATTCGACTTGGTAGCAAGCATTTTTGGTGGACAACAATCAATACTTAGCCGTGCTGTCTATATTTTAGTGGGCCTG is a window encoding:
- a CDS encoding DUF378 domain-containing protein; its protein translation is MDKFALVLVIVGALNWLLVGLFQFDLVASIFGGQQSILSRAVYILVGLSGIWCLKLLTSNPARANS